A window of Bos taurus isolate L1 Dominette 01449 registration number 42190680 breed Hereford chromosome 19, ARS-UCD2.0, whole genome shotgun sequence contains these coding sequences:
- the RPL38 gene encoding large ribosomal subunit protein eL38 isoform X1, translating to MPRKIEEIKDFLLTARRKDAKSVKIKKNKDNVKFKVRCSRYLYTLVITDKEKAEKLKQSLPPGLAVKELK from the exons ATG CCTCGCAAAATTGAGGAAATCAAGGACTTTCTGCTCACAGCCCGCCGCAAGGACGCCAAGT CCGTCAAGATCAAGAAAAATAAGGATAATGTGAAGTTTAAAGTTCGATGCAGCAGATACCTTTACACCTTGGTCATCACAGAcaaagagaaggcagagaagcTGAAGCAGTCCCTGCCCCCCG GTTTGGCGGTGAAGGAGCTGAAATGA
- the RPL38 gene encoding large ribosomal subunit protein eL38 (The RefSeq protein has 1 substitution compared to this genomic sequence), whose amino-acid sequence MPRKIEEIKDFMLTARRKDAKSVKIKKNKDNVKFKVRCSRYLYTLVITDKEKAEKLKQSLPPGLAVKELK is encoded by the exons ATG CCTCGCAAAATTGAGGAAATCAAGGACTTTCTGCTCACAGCCCGCCGCAAGGACGCCAAGT CCGTCAAGATCAAGAAAAATAAGGATAATGTGAAGTTTAAAGTTCGATGCAGCAGATACCTTTACACCTTGGTCATCACAGAcaaagagaaggcagagaagcTGAAGCAGTCCCTGCCCCCCG GTTTGGCGGTGAAGGAGCTGAAATGA